The Rhinolophus sinicus isolate RSC01 linkage group LG13, ASM3656204v1, whole genome shotgun sequence sequence TGGGATTTGGGAGGGGGagctcatttaaatattttatctatagACTTCTAGATTATTCTATAAGTATGAATTACtacttttaacattaaaaaacacacaaaatttatataataaaagccAAGGCAGTTGGACTGGTGGCCTCACCTGTATTTATGTCTGACCCCTGGTCCTTCTGGTGGACAGAGGCCTCCAGGGTAAGGTGTTTGGTGACCGCCGGCTGCCCATCATGCCCCACCTGGCAGGTGAGCACCACGTCCTCCCTGTGGGCAGATAAATTCACGAGGAGCCAGCTCATCCGGGTAAAGGTTCCGTCCTTGTTCTCTGTGAGGATCGAGGCCATATCTGTTTGGGACAAGTTTCCATTTTTCCACCAGGTCAGCTGTAGGCGGCGGGGGTAGAACTTCTTCACCCAGCAGGTGACGTTCACCATGTTCCCTGCCACGGGCTGTTGAGTAACCTCCAGGGAGGGTGGAACTGAAACAATACAGGGCAGAAGCTCTGACATCAAGGAACAGACGGATCACAGGGGAGGGCTCCATAACTTAGCTCCTCCCCCCACAGCAAGGGGACCAACCAGGACACTGCTaggcatacagcaggtgctcaaacACTGAGGGAACTCCTtgcatatgaatgaaatcactaagcacagtgccaggcacaaagTAACTGCTCAAGGACTGGTAGCTCCTATTAGGGTaatgtgaatgaaaataaaaagcacaggCCCCGGAATGCAGCTGGAACGTACTAACtgtaacaaaatgaatgaaatcaccAAGCATATAGGGGCTTCGcttacagtaggtgctcagtaattgGAGCTGCTATTGGTAAAGTAGATGACCATCAATTACAGTGGTAGGTGTTGATCTTGTAAAAAGTGATGGGGACATCTAGATACCTGGTGATGGGAAGGACTGTTGGGAATTAGATTCCAGGCAATTCCAGGTTTGGAGCAAAAGCAGGGGTGGAGCAGGCTTGGAGGTTGAAGGCCAGGTGTGGGCTCATCTGGGTGGGAGGGAACCTACCTCGGATGGTCTTAGACAAGTTGGCAGTCCCACGAAGAGGAGGGCCCCCCTGCAGGGTGACATGGTCCACCTTGCAGACCAGCTGAGAGCGAATGTCTCCCAGGGCCAGGACCAGCCTGGCTGTGCTGGAGATGCTGTAGGAAGCGCTGTCTCCCTCTGGGTCCACGGTGGTCTGGGAGGCTGGGAGCTCATTCCCATCTTTGAACCATTTCAGGGTTATCGTTCGGGGGGAGAAGCCGTGGGACTCACAGGTGAAGCTCACCGTCTGCTTAGGCGAGGCCCTCGCTGTGGGGCCCGATACCACAGGGGGAGAGGGTTTGGCTACAAAAGGAGCAAAATGAACAATAACCATGATTGTGGTTATCACCTCTAAGGATAAGCATGTGACACTGTTAAAGAAGcctcacatatattatttttaataatgctgGGAGGGCAATGTCAACATTCTCATCTTACAGAGGAGGACACACATGTCCTCAGAGTTCACCTCTGAGTGAGGGGCAGGGCTGACATGCAATTCCAGGCCTGAGTTCAAAgtccatctttttttctctgctggGTGATTTCACACCAGTCTGGACATGGGAACAAAATTACTGATCGATCTCCCTCTTCGCATTAATTGTTCCTAGGTGGCCTCTCCTGGAAAGCTTCCCAACTTCAGGGAAAGCGTTTACAGAAGTAAATGCAGGGGAAGCAGTGACGTGCGGGACCACTGTGAAAGCAGGAACCAGGCCGGCCAGCTGACAAGAGGGGTGACTGGGGCACATTCCAGCTCATTCTGTGAAACGAAACAGCAGGCATTTCTCCTTCCCGGGGCTGCAATGAGGGTAAATCAGGCAGTGGAAGTATTTTTGCTTTAAGTAAAATGGAAGATGCtcccccaaaataaacaaacacaggtGTATCTGGAACCCAGACTTCATTTATATCCAGAGCTCTTCTCTTAGGAATTTATTGATTTACTCCATAGTTTTCATCCTTTCCACAGATATTCCAGTGGGGCTAATCTGTGCCAATCCCTGAATTTGAAGACACTGGATGAAGGGATGTTTTTCCGAATCTGGGTTCTTCTCTGGGGTCAGTTTTGGGTAGAAAACAAAGATCACTGAGTGCTGAGAAAGCCAAAGGTGGGTAATTTCTTAATTGTTATTAAATTAGAAGAGACACAGACACTTTGTGTTGGTGAGGAAAACTCAGCAATGGGAACTGGGTCACAACCTTGAAATGACACCTGATTTGGGGTGTGTCTACTCTGTGCTGGGTGATTCACACAGAGTCCTCAAATCTTTTTCACTCTCTCAAAAGGAGtccaggggccggcctggtggctcaggcggtggttggagttccgtgctTCTAGCtctgagggctgccggttcgattcccacatgggccagtgggctctcaaccacaaggttgccagttcaattcctcgagtgccgcaagggatggtgggctctgccccctgcaactaagattgaacatggcaccttgagatgagctgcctcccggatgtctcagttgcttggagcacgtcctctcaaccacaaggttgccggttcgactcctgcaggggatggtgggctgcgccccctgcaactaacaacagcatctgaacctggagctgatctgtgccctccacaactaagactgaaaggacaacaacttgagactgaacggcaccctccacaactaagattgaaatgacaacaacttgacttggaaaaaaggcctggaagtacacactgttccccaataaagtcccgttctcCTTccccgtttaaaaaaaaaaaaagtgattaaaaaaaaaaaacttaaaaaaaaaaaaaaggagtccaTGATTATcatcatgttacagatgagaaaagtgtgGTTGAAAGAAATGAACGGACTGTCTCCTCATGCCCCAGTATCCCAGGGGTATTTCCTGTGACCCCCCCAAGCTTCATGTTTATCTATGGAGCAAATATCCCACCTGCAGGAGCCCACAACTGACTAccaccttcttctccctctcagATTTTGCCTTCAGGCAATTATAGGGAGGAGACATCTTTGAGTGCCCAGGCCTGAGGACCCCGTCGCTATAATTGGTAGACGTGGGTTTCTGATAACTGAGTCTAGAATATGAACTCTTGCTCACACGGGGCCCCCAGCATCCTCTAGGAAATGCCTCTCCTTCCTTATCTTCTGACAGAAAAGTGGGTACACGATGTTGTTGGGGTTACAGTGGCCCTTCTCTGCTCTATCCAGGCTATTGTCCCAGGCTGCTCCTGTAGGCTGTTCAGTGAAGCAAACAAACCAccatgaagggggaaaaaaactcctgaatgattaaaaattttttttgtttgcatacaatattatatcagttttgggtgtacaacgtagtgattagacatttatataccctatgatgtgatcaccacggTAAGTCCTGTAACCATTTATCATCATGAAAAGTTATTggatattattgactctattccctgtgttATGGACTACATAGCtgtgccttatttattttataactggaagtttgtacctcttattccccttcacctttatcacccaTTCCCCAATCTCCCTCTcttctggcaactatcagtttgttctctatatctgtgagtttgtttctgctttgtttgttcatttattttgctctttagattccacatataagtgaaatcatatatggtatttgcctttctctgtctgactaattccacttagcataataccctctagaacatccatgttgtcacatggGACAAGTCGGAATACTTTTACTTACGCTGAGCCACGTCTTTTAGGAACAGGATCAGCACATCACGACACATTTGTGTATCTGTCTGATCTGGGACATAAAGTTGCCCCGCCTCccacacagaatttttttttttcttattggtgaAGAACAGAACaatatgagattttaaaataagagggCTGGAACTTTCTCCAATCTTTGATCGGCACAGTAGGGTATTGCAGGGAGCCATTATGCTGTTTGGGGTTTAAAGTTTGGTTCCCCTTCCTGTTCAGGTCAGGTCCGCTCTCTGATCCTTTGAGTCCTTATCTGTTAAAGGGGCAACAGATGGCTCCTCCCTCTCAGCACTGGTTATAAGCAGTAAATGCCACGAAAAAGATACAGCACCTAGCAAACTGCTGTTTCTTGGCCCCTTCCCACATCCCTACTTTCTCACCCAGGGCATCATCTGGGCAGATAACTTGGGAGGAGGAACGAGGACTCTACCAGGAGGCAGCAGATCTGAGTGGCAGTGGAGCCACTTGTGACCTGTGACTACTTAGGCACAGGACACACCATTGGGCCCTCTTGTAATATCTGCAAATTCAGGATAAAGTCACCTTCCCTGCTTATGTCCAGGGGTGGTGAGGAGGCTCAGTTGCTATGTCTAGGAGGGAAATTTGGCAACATCTACACAAATTAAAGTACGTGTTCCATCTGGCCTAGCAATGCCCCTCCCAGGGGGCATGTTCCTCATAAGGAGAGTGACACATGGGCACAGGTATCCACTGCAGCACTTTTATTGGCCAACTTATACCACCAACAGAAGACTATAAATGAATGGTGCTGTCTCCATATGAAGGAGTGTGCACAGCTGTTGAAATAGTGAGCAGCTGTAGGTGCTGATATAAATGCTGGATTTGGGGTGATGGGGCTGAAGGTTGGGACAGGTCCCCAATCACCTTGGGCCTCGGTGTGAATTTGAGGGGCATTTTGAAGCTTTGGGAAAcacatgaaaaagagaaatgctgGATCCATGTTCAGTGGTTTGCTATAATGAGCTTTAATTCAGTGCTTACTGTGCACCAGGCTCTTCAATGGTAACAGTGTCCATTCTCTGGGGCAGGAAGGAGCTAGCTTGGAATCAGATGGGGTTCTGGAGCAATCCCCTCAATCACTGACcatgtgactgtgggcaagttctCTGTCACCCTTTGGCCTCAGGCTTCCATCTATACATGGGGGGTTGGGCTGGATGGTCTAAAGATCCTTTGTATGCTGACGTTCCAGGATTCAGGATCCTGCACCTGTGGCAGAAAATCCTAAATGAGCAATCTGTTGCCTCAATGGGGCAACACCGAAGTAACTCACATGGGGATTCTCTTCCCTGGGTGAGGGACAGATATTCTGAGATGACCCAACTCTGTTCAGAGGCTTCAGTGACTGTGTGACTCAGGCAGAACCACAGTGACCGCCCAACCTCTGGGCACCTCCTCCAACCAGGGCTGTCAGAGAAAACACTGAGTCCATGCCTCTTAGGAATTCCTTCTCAGTGTGATGGTgctgaggatgaaataaagaaacacgttctccccctccctgccctgggtgGATTTCTCCTCActggagggaagaaaacaaagcttCATGGAAAAAGAGGCTTTGCCTGCTTTGCTCACTGCTGCTGCCACAGCACCCAGAGCACAGCCTGGCCCCCAGCGGTACTCAGTGAGTGTCAGTAAGGAGAAGCCCGGCCACACTGAGGGGAGCACTCTCTGGAGGCAAGGGTGAGGTCTGCCCTGTGATGGGCACGTCACTCAGCCTCTCAGCTCCCTCATCCCTGGAACCAAGGGGTTGGATGGGATTGGAAAAGGcaagggctctggagccaggcaggTGGGGGTTCCAGACTGTTCCCACCATTTGCCAGCCATGGGGCCTGAGCAAATAGCATGACGTCTCCAGGCCTCAGTGTCCCTAATACACAGAAGGGGTGAAATTAGACCATGAATCAGATTGTGGATATAAGCACCCCTTTCAGCACCTGATTCCTAGGTGTTgctcaaaacaaataaacaaacaaacaaaaataaataaacaacaacaaaaaacagtggaGGGTGTTCTGATTTACTTGTTGTCATATACAAGGATACGAAAGATGCCCACTGTACTCACCACTCACAAGCAGCTGAATTCCGGGTCCATATTCAAAGTCCACATTAGCTAaccatttccagaatgtcacacagTAGTAGGTACCAGAGTCTGCGGGGGTGATATTACTGATACGGATGGAGAAGTTCATGGTATTTCCCCCTATGACGTCTGCAACACTTGTTACTCGGGGGAAGTGGCCTTCTTTGGAACTGTAGATTAGCTCCTGGCCTGTCCCTGTCTGCCTGAACCACTCTATAAATCTCACGGGGAGCAGTGAAGTCAGGGTGCAGGATAGAGTGGCCGTCTCTCCAGCTGCGACCGACACTGACGTCTCAGGCTGAATCACCTGCAGCTCCTTCTCACCTGCCCCTCCTGGAGGGAAACACAGCAGTGATTTATTCGTCCTTATCTGATCCTGTAGGTTTTGTCAAGTGTTTATCAGCAACAGTTTTCATTCACAGAGCCCACACCATGAGCTGGCCTTGAGCTCAGCACATTGGATATATTATATCCCTGCATGTATCCTCACAACAAGCCTGTAATGTGAGACCTTATAGTAAATGACAAAACtcaggcatagagaggttaagtgaggTGATAGAGAGTGGGTTTGAGTGTCTAAGCCGTCTCTGGAAGTGTCATGCTTCCCCAAATATTTCAGGCTGTTCACTTTCTGGCTTCATGGATTGTTGCACTTCTGGACCTTCGAATTGGGAGGGATGATTAGACTTCTTTAGGCAAATGATTTGCGAGCAGAGGTGATGAATGTATTTTGTGGGATATGCATTTACTGCAAGAACCGTTATGCTTCACCTCCCCTCTTCCACAGAGGTCCTCATGCTCATGATGGGGTCTGTCCCATCAGCCTGGAAATGATGTGCAGAGATCCCAACACACAATGAACATGTAGTGTAAATAGgaagtaaaacattatttctggttcctgggattttttttctcatagcataaccatgttatattagtttcttaATGCAGCCTTAAGAAAGTACTAAAATgttagtggcttagaacaacagaagttttttattttatagttctggaggtcagaagcccAAATTGATGGTACTTATcctaaatcaaggtgtcaaccaacctgtattttttttgaaaactctGTTCCATGTTCTTCCAAATTCTAGAGGCTGTCCACATGCCTGTACTCATGTTTCCCACCTATTTCTCCAACCTCTTGCTTCTGTTGTCACTTGTCCTTTAACTTTGACTTTCCTGCCTCCTTTTTATAAGAACCCTTGAACTGTATTGGGCCCACCTTGAatatctaggataatctccccaaATAAGGGTTTTAGACTTCCAGTCAAGATTGAGGAGTAGATATACACTGTGATTGCAttctcccatgaccacatcaaaattacaactaaactatagaactaCCATCGTTGAGAACAgactgaagtctagctgaacaaaagtcctacaactaaggaaatacagacaaagccacatggagactggagGGGgtggcagagacatggaatgggctgatcccacacccacgtgaaaaatcaggagggatatcttggctgcagaagtaccccctgaggagtgaggggtcccagaccCACTATAGAATgcccagcctagggttccagtgacaggaagagaaatccccataacttccAGCTGCGAAAACCAGAGatgattgtggctgagtgagatggaggactcctgaagtcccaggcattcctcttaaagggcctgtgcataaAGTTATTCACCAATGGAATCActtcctctgagctccagcactggggcagcagcttgaaaaatGCCAGGGGCAtttggggaggaactgaattgtctggcttcaggatgagggctggaggggcagctttctcccagacagaagttcTGGAAGAAgtcactgttcctttgttgatcccaccccccaccaagcCAGCATGCACAGGTGGGCACTATATCTtagtcttcatcaacctggccAACACCATTCACCTTGCCCTGCTGATTCCCTGAGATCTCACTCCACCCAACTTGCGGGCtcatccaagctgcttccagtggcttttccatacaaacagcctgtgtTGACTCAAGCTGTGAACTCTCCTAATCTGATCCTGTAGGTTTTGTCAAGTGTTTATCAGCAACAGTTTTCATTCACAGAGCCCACACCATGActctaaaatatctcaaaggttcacaaaccccaaacaagcagcatctgacctgGACATACTCAGTATCACtcgctaagcagccccaagcccagcactaacagcaagcctcagttcacagcttagcctctcccaggcaccttcaaGCCTAGCACAAGTGGTAACCATATGAAGTCACTTTATAGCTCATACAAAGTGGCCCTTGGCAGGGCACAGGAAGCAGCTGACCTTGGTCTGCACCAGAGACCCCCCAAGAGGCCCCATAACCAACACACCCAATGGCCAGTTttaaaccacagcagagcaccacccaaccacctccacaaacaacacacccaaagggcagactcagcaggcaccagagcactgCTAAattgaatcctgctctgtagggtcacgaccagtcctcacaaccaatcagtctgatggtcagtccctcccactgacatgccaatagcaatcaaggctcaactgcaacagaagggcacacacaacccacacaagggacacacctagaacacctggctcaggtgacccaGGAGACAGCCCCACtaggccccataggacacctactttattttaaggccactctaccagtactgggagatgtagcagctctacatagaagtaaacacagggaggcagccaaaatgaggagataaagaaacatgtcccaaatgacagaacagaacaaagctccagaaaaataactaaacaaaatggagacacaccatctaccagatgcagagttcaaaacacggtttataaggatgctcagtgatcttaggaagaacttcaacaaagagataggaaacataaaaaatggagataggaaacattaaaaaaaggtcataaatgaagaatacaacaacttaaatgaagaatacattagagggaatcaacagattcaATGAAGCAAAAGATTGAATCAAGTGATTTTCATgatatggtagcagaaaacaccaaatcagaacatcaaaaagaaaaaagaataaaaaaacccCCATGAAGATAGTTTtagggacctctgggacatcatcaagtataccaacattcacatcataggggtaccagaagaagagagagagcaaggatttaccaacctatttgaagaaataatgatggaaacctTCCCTACCCtgacaaagaaaatagacatataatcccaggaagcaaagagaatcccaaacaagatgaaccccaagaggcccacaccaagatgcattatgattaaaatatgaaagatagacaaagagaaaatcagaagcagcaagagcaaagcagttagttatccACTACCAATCAAAGGCTATAGCATcctgaaaaccaaacaaaaaaactgaggtGAGCCTGTGTGTCAATGTCCTCTGAACAGTGCCACTTGACATTTACTTATCTCTGTGTACTCTGCATGTTATTGGTACAGAAGTATTTATTTCACCTAATTGGATTGAATCAAGAAGGTTATGTATTATGACATTACCAAAGGTTACAAGAAAAGTTTTCAGCTGCACTTCATCCCTGAGTTAAGATAGTTCTTTGGAACCAGACCCCTAGGACAATTTACATGATCTCTGTCAGGGAAGGCTCCCATCAGCAGTGCTAAATTACATGTAATGTTTGAGGCTGGGCACCAGTCCATGGGAATACATGCGTATCACCACTGAACTTTGAGAGGGTAATAACTTCTGTTCATTTCCAACTTAACTAAGTTAAAATCAGTGATTCTCCTTTGAAAAGCcattttcaaaattcagattAACCATTTAAACGTTCACAAAACAAGAGCGtaatctcttttaaaatctgttgtttacactaatatatatgattatttcaaGTAAATACGAAAGACTTCAGGGTGGGGGAAATGGTGCACATATGAGTTGAGTGcaacagctttttgttttgttgcaaaCACGTTACCTCATGTAGCATAATCTGACTCTGCAAAttgagaaaatggcagaagtaggattgatttgaaaaaaaaacaccaaaacatgTAATCAGTATGGTAGATAATGTTTACTATAAGAACATAGTCAAGAGGGCAGGCAGATGTTAAAATGAgccattatttgaaataattacttGAACAGTTTTGCGATTTTTAGAAGGAGTAATatcatcttaattttatttttaaaggtgagATATGGACTACCTTTGAAACTCAAAATTCTAATTTCGAGTCCTTGGAGCTTCAATTCAGAAGtctgatatagaaaaaaataactctcTTACAAGAGGATATTTTGATAGGCAAATACTTCATAATTAATAATGTattgaaactattttaaagatCATTGCTTTAACTTAAGCATAAAGTCCTGGAAAAAAGTATGAAAAGagtctcaatatttaatattgttataaGACTTTTGCAAATTGCTACCCAAGGAGTATTAGCAAATAATGGTAGTACCTACCATTAATTGAGTGGTTAATATTTTCCCAACTTAATTAACTTCATACCTATGTTTCAAGTCGGGTATTATCTTCAGAGTATTATAAACCATAACCAATAAACCTAcagtaagaactttaaaaaaggtGTCTTAATCTCTTCTGCAAAATCTCTTTCAccatataaagtaaaatattcacaggttctgggtatTGGGACATGGACGtctcgggggtggggggcattgtTCTGTCTACAACATACATCTCTCCTGATGGTTACAGAAACCAGTTGCCATAACAGAAAATAAGCtttagccaagatgtggagaaatgggatcCCTGGTGCTTTGCTGGTAGGATTATAATAATAGTGCaggcactgtggaaaacagtgatggcttcttaaaaagtgaaacatagaATTTATCCTATGAGCTaacaattccattcttaggtTTATATCCCCCACGATTAAAAGCGGGAACTCAAACTGACACTTGTACatcaatattcatagcagcagtagtcacaatagccaaagacAGGGCGAACAACCCAACTTCCATCAGCAGAtacaggataaacaaaatgtggtacgcATGTAAAATGGAATCTTATTCAGCCCTTAAAAGCAGTGACATTCTGATGCAttctataacatggatgaaccctaaAACTATATTAAGTGAAATTAGCCGGATATAAACAGACAAATATATGATTCTACTTGTATGAAGCACCTAGAACAggaaaattcatagagacaaaaagtagaatagaGGCTACCAGGGGCTGGGCAAGGAAGAATGGGGacttactgtttaatgggtacagagtgtCCATTTAGGATGTTGAAAAGGTTCTGGAAATGTATAGTGGTCATGGtttcacaacattgtgaatgaacttaatgtcactgaattttatccttaaaaatggttaaaatggcaaattttatgtaatgtatcttttaccacaataaaaattatgtgCTAAAACAAGACTTTGCCCCATGAGAGACTTTGTGTTGGACTAAAtgactcaaggaaaaaaaaaagtcgaaATGTGTGGTTCCAGAGTTTGGTAGATTTGAGAACCTGCACTGAAATGGGGATAAGCAAGCGAAAAAACAGCTCACTTCAAACTTGGGTTCTGAAGAGAATTGTGGGCGGTTGACTATGTTTGGAAAATGAGTTATGCCTTGAAGAAACACAGTTACATTTAGACCAATTATTTACCTTTAGGTCTAAGACTTTCCATTTTGATTTCACTGCCTCAGTGACTAGCAATCTCTGGACACACAGACAAATACAAAAACTTTACTTCTTATTTGAAGTGTCCTAAAAAACAGGCATGAGTTCTGGTGGCAGGGTTATAAATCAGTGGCACCACAAATAAATCctgcattcttttctgtttcttagctTTTCCTCAAGGAAAAGCTGTTCACTTTTGCAGAGTGAGAGCTGGTGAAACCCACCCACTTAGCAACATTTGTAACCAAATACGCCTCCTAAGATGCCACATACCTTCACCGGGCAGGTTCTTAGGTACAGAGAACATCAGAGGTTTGGGTTTTTAAGTCTGGAGAAGATTAAGGGCGGGGAAACTGAACTACTAAgacaaaaatgggaagaaatgtgAATGAATCTTGGAGAAGAAGTGGCGAGAATGGAGGAGGGAGGACAGAAGAGGCATCAGTACTGAGAGGAGCAGGGAATGGCAAACACTCTGCCATCTCTGCATCTATAATCCTCATATTTACCTCTCTGGCCCATTCTTTCCTGTGAACTCTAACTTGCGTGTCCAATGGTCCACTCACATTTTTCCTAGGATCGCAATAAACACCTCACAGtcaacatgtccaaaattgaACTCCTGAATTTCTCCCACAGCCCTCTATAGCTCAGATGCGGCACCCTTATTCTTCCAGGTGTTCAGGTCCCAAACACTGGGACTCTTACTCTCTCACCCCCATCCTATGCATCAGGTAATCCTGTTGGCTCCCCTTCAGCTGCATCCAAATCTGACCTCTTTCCCTTATCTCTACTAGCTACTCTCCTGGTGCAAACCACTTTTTCTTGTTCACATTAATGCGATGACCTCTGAAATGCTCTGGTGGCTTCTCTCTATGTCCTGTTGTAGTCTATTCTTAAACAAATGCTAGAATAATTAAAAACTCATGTTAGCTCATGTTACTTCTGTCTTCAAAACTTTGTAACAGCAACCATTTTACTCAGAGCAATAGCCCAAATCCTTCAACACAGCAGGAAGATTCTagtctcaggacctttgcacaagCTGCTCACTGTCAGGGAGGCTCTTCCCCCAGGTAACCACACGGCTCACGCCCAACCTTCTTTTAATCTTCacttaaatttctccttc is a genomic window containing:
- the LOC109460105 gene encoding signal-regulatory protein beta-1, giving the protein MWTEQAPQASRMTVPASRPHPPPCLLLTLLLGLTGGAGEKELQVIQPETSVSVAAGETATLSCTLTSLLPVRFIEWFRQTGTGQELIYSSKEGHFPRVTSVADVIGGNTMNFSIRISNITPADSGTYYCVTFWKWLANVDFEYGPGIQLLVSAKPSPPVVSGPTARASPKQTVSFTCESHGFSPRTITLKWFKDGNELPASQTTVDPEGDSASYSISSTARLVLALGDIRSQLVCKVDHVTLQGGPPLRGTANLSKTIRVPPSLEVTQQPVAGNMVNVTCWVKKFYPRRLQLTWWKNGNLSQTDMASILTENKDGTFTRMSWLLVNLSAHREDVVLTCQVGHDGQPAVTKHLTLEASVHQKDQGSDINTGPAMSTQFLIAFFLVNKVLLAVGVSAFYVHRKLRA